The following proteins are encoded in a genomic region of Channa argus isolate prfri chromosome 3, Channa argus male v1.0, whole genome shotgun sequence:
- the LOC137124033 gene encoding ribosomal protein S6 kinase beta-2-like — translation MAGVFDIDLETEDVSDTEEDVCDFTVTEPENVQTEEVELTSESVNRGNERVGPDCFELLTVLGKGAYGKVFQVRKVQGAQTGKIFAMKVLKKAKIVRNAKDTAHTRAEREILETVRHPFIVDLLYAFQTGGKLYLILECLSGGELFMQLEKEGIFMEDTACFYLGEITLALGHLHSNGIIYRDLKPENIMLNHQGHIKLTDFGLCKESIHDGTVTHTFCGTIEYMAPEILARSGHNRAVDWWSLGALMYDMMTGSPPFTAENRKKTIDKILKCKLNLPPYLTIDARDLIKKLLKKNPAQRHGSSKEDCADIQKHPFFKHINWDDLLNKRLEPPYKPQLQSDEDVSQFDTRFTRQTPVDSPDDTSLSHSAELAFAGFTYVAPSVLESLKEGFSFEPRSRPVRRHNSSPRTPISPLKFSPAGPFKSSIDCEPDLFSPTSPLGATHVPVSLENGAASQPIRTPARNKKQKRHRR, via the exons ATGGCAGGAGTATTCGACATAGACTTGGAGACTGAGGATGTCAGCGATACAGAG GAAGATGTGTGTGACTTCACTGTGACAGAGCCAGAGAA TGTTCAGACAGAGGAGGTAGAGTTGACCAGTGAAAGTGTCAACAGAGGCAATGAGAGAGTTGGACCTGACTGCTTTGAGCTTCTTACTGTGCTGGGGAAAGGAGCCTATGGCAAG GTTTTCCAGGTGAGGAAGGTTCAAGGTGCCCAGACTGGGAAAATATTTGCCATGAAGGTCCTGAAAAAG GCTAAGATAGTGCGTAATGCTAAAGACACAGCCCACACACGTGCGGAGCGGGAGATCCTAGAGACAGTGAGGCACCCATTTATTGTGGATCTGCTCTACGCCTTTCAGACTGGGGGAAAACTCTACCTCATACTGGAGTGTCTAAGTG GAGGGGAACTCTTCATGCAGCTGGAGAAGGAAGGTATCTTCATGGAGGACACTGCTTG tttctATTTAGGAGAGATCACATTGGCCCTCGGTCACCTCCACTCTAATGGGATTATTTACAGAGACCTTAAACCTGAAAACATCATGCTTAATCACCAAG gacACATCAAGCTAACTGACTTTGGTCTCTGTAAGGAATCAATTCATGATGGGACGGTCACACACACCTTCTGTGGCACAATAGAATACAT GGCTCCAGAGATCCTGGCCAGGTCAGGGCACAACAGAGCAGTAGACTGGTGGAGCCTGGGGGCTTTAATGTACGATATGATGACTGGATCA CCTCCTTTCACAGCTGAAAATAGGAAGAAGACTATTGATAAGATTTTGAAGTGTAAACTCAATTTGCCCCCATACCTGACCATTGATGCCAGGGACCTCATCAAGAAg ttgttaaAGAAGAATCCAGCTCAGAGACATGGCTCCAGTAAAGAAGACTGTGCTGACATACAG AAACATCCCTTTTTCAAGCACATTAACTGGGATGACCTGTTGAACAAGAGACTGGAGCCACCATACAAACCCCAACTG CAATCAGATGAGGATGTTAGCCAGTTTGACACCAGGTTCACCAGGCAGACACCAGTGGACAGTCCCGATGATACCTCGCTCAGCCACAGTGCTGAGCTTGCGTTTGCT GGTTTCACCTATGTTGCTCCATCAGTCCTAGAGAGTCTGAAAGAAGGCTTCTCATTTGAACCCCGATCACGACCTGTACGCCGACACAACAGCAGCCCACGAACACCCATCAG TCCCCTTAAGTTTTCCCCTGCAGGACCCTTTAAATCCAGCATAGACTGTGAGCCAGACCTTTTTTCTCCAACCTCTCCACTGGGAGCAACTCATGTTCCTGTGTCACTGGAAAATGGAGCAGCCAGTCAGCCGATCAGGACCCCTGCCAGGAATAAGAAGCAGAAGAGACATCGGCGATGA